A genome region from Nocardia sp. NBC_00565 includes the following:
- a CDS encoding tetratricopeptide repeat protein, translating into MSGRVALVIGSECAALPRLGFTGELATGLYTELRELGGWQPATRAGGPLLDPNIDELVRAVDDAFEIASNQQATLLISFIGHGLTTASENFYLLAHDSPRRPMLRTAFHLTQEIQERLNSAAALDGLIVLVDACETGEGVRGAARRWPEASGPNGRVELLVATGNGPAYFGCFTRTIITTFGKGVPRGGESLLPSDLVRPLRQCPALEPQSFSFTSGIRTASSDPGLWLVPNVARREDAVSGSAAAGFIDQLINGLVVSEPLRERLTQVVDAGEDRLRGVVGPAGCGKSTLLATLIRPSWVDTLPIKAEYITAAVILDVTSSLESFTAELAQQLGRRLDGFKTATRMVEFDLAEQDSSRLDQFDIKILRPLARLDRSKPMHILVDGLDHPKRGSRTLLSYAIAELTRRPELAHVRLIVGIREGTGIENSPLLIHMRRIEVPAPTTPDIANTVAAARGHTEHSNWREWIDGLLQQTPTGGWLLARLLIEIRSDITSADLDRGIDLDTLVWRRVRDVVDNVDPATARAVSALLGILVAAGAGPVLPLELLERALDFLGIGLSTNRIRDLVVRLGVLVSRGRPGTSGETLGLAHNAFRRCLVAEGRTVARREAHRALAKALEQDARSTEPVPQITDYARRSAVRHYLGYRDSTAALAFLERLNTPRAADNRDLWAAWIPALEASVGSEHPDTLTARNNLAFWRGESGDLATATVDHQNLLAQSTRVLGADAAGTLTIRTNLARWHGESGDFPTAVAEFEQLVADRTRLLGADDPATLRTRGDLAHFRGEQGETAEAIAGFQRLFADRLRVLGPDHPDTLTARYELAYWRSESGDIDTAIIELHQLLVDQQRISGTADPAFFKTRHRVTQLHAESGDHVRAISEFEQLLAQQERVLGPDHPHTLITRNDVARWRGVSGDHATAIAEFQQLLTDRTRILGPEHPRTLRTRNNIAYWRGESGDHRTAIEEFGALIEDERRILGLDHPITLLSRHNLAHLYGEIGHYRTAVAEFEQILPVRIRILGPDHPHTLRTRHELAFWRGESGNPATAVHEYQRLLADRQRVLPIDHPDTLRTRHAVAYWRGESGDPATAVAEYEHLLRDELAVLGPHHPETFSTRHSLAFFRGQRGQVGAAVIEYEQLLDDERAILGPDHPETLHTWHRLALARGEIGDTTAALAALEELLPIRLRVLGPEHPDTLRTRHNLARWRGEAGQYVTAIAEYEAVLADRRRILGPDHHDTLTTLHNLAFWRGESDDPATAVIEFEQLLVVRERMLGPDHPDTLRTRANLAHYRAQGGDIATALEEFEYVLANRIRVHGPEHPNTFRTRHDLACWRGAQGDPTIAVTELDLLLIDRVRVLGDDHPDTLLNRDELARWRCESGDPRTAVHDLERLLADEHRIFGVDHPRAFATRYHLAHARRCVGDTATATVEYERLLEEQLRVLGPDHPDTRRTRAACHNGIPRSMGRFDVLARIRRALGRTNGDPDSHWPHH; encoded by the coding sequence ATGAGCGGGAGGGTGGCGCTGGTTATCGGCTCGGAGTGTGCGGCGCTGCCCAGGTTGGGTTTCACCGGCGAGCTCGCCACCGGTCTCTACACCGAACTGCGGGAACTCGGGGGCTGGCAACCGGCTACCCGAGCCGGCGGTCCGCTCTTGGATCCGAATATCGACGAATTGGTCCGCGCCGTAGACGATGCCTTCGAGATCGCCTCGAATCAGCAAGCGACGCTGCTGATCAGCTTCATCGGCCACGGCCTGACCACCGCCTCGGAGAACTTCTATCTCCTCGCCCACGATTCCCCACGGCGGCCCATGCTGCGCACCGCTTTTCATCTGACACAGGAAATCCAGGAACGACTGAACAGCGCCGCCGCGCTGGACGGATTGATCGTGCTGGTCGACGCCTGCGAGACCGGGGAGGGCGTACGCGGCGCGGCCCGGCGCTGGCCGGAGGCGTCCGGTCCGAACGGACGCGTGGAGCTACTGGTCGCCACCGGCAATGGGCCCGCCTATTTCGGGTGCTTCACTCGCACGATCATCACCACTTTCGGCAAGGGTGTGCCGCGCGGCGGCGAAAGCCTGCTGCCTTCGGATCTGGTGCGGCCGCTGCGTCAATGCCCCGCGCTGGAGCCGCAGTCGTTCTCCTTCACCTCCGGAATCCGCACGGCCAGTAGCGATCCCGGTCTGTGGCTGGTGCCCAATGTCGCCCGCCGCGAGGACGCGGTCAGCGGCAGCGCGGCCGCGGGTTTCATCGACCAGCTGATCAACGGTCTTGTCGTCTCGGAGCCGTTGCGCGAGCGGCTGACCCAGGTGGTCGATGCGGGGGAGGATCGGTTGCGCGGTGTGGTCGGTCCCGCGGGCTGCGGTAAATCCACCCTGCTCGCAACGCTGATCCGGCCCAGCTGGGTGGATACGCTGCCGATCAAGGCCGAATACATCACGGCCGCGGTGATTCTCGACGTGACCAGTTCGCTGGAATCCTTCACCGCCGAGTTGGCGCAGCAGCTGGGCAGACGACTCGATGGCTTCAAGACCGCGACGCGGATGGTCGAATTCGACCTGGCCGAGCAGGACAGCAGCCGACTCGACCAGTTCGATATCAAGATCCTGCGGCCGTTGGCCCGGCTCGACAGGTCGAAACCGATGCACATCCTGGTCGACGGACTCGATCACCCGAAGCGCGGCAGTCGCACGCTGCTGTCCTATGCGATCGCCGAGTTGACCCGCCGTCCCGAACTCGCGCACGTGCGTCTCATCGTCGGAATCCGCGAAGGCACCGGTATCGAGAACTCGCCACTGCTGATCCATATGCGGCGAATCGAAGTGCCGGCCCCGACGACGCCGGATATCGCCAACACCGTCGCGGCGGCCCGCGGCCACACCGAACACTCGAATTGGCGGGAGTGGATCGACGGTCTGCTGCAGCAGACTCCCACCGGTGGTTGGCTGCTGGCCCGTTTGTTGATCGAGATCCGCTCCGATATCACCTCGGCCGATCTGGACCGGGGGATCGACCTGGACACCCTGGTTTGGCGGCGGGTTCGCGACGTGGTCGACAATGTGGATCCCGCGACGGCACGGGCGGTTTCGGCACTGCTCGGCATCCTGGTCGCGGCGGGCGCGGGCCCGGTCCTGCCGCTCGAACTGCTCGAACGCGCCTTGGACTTCCTCGGTATCGGGTTGAGCACCAACCGAATTCGTGATCTCGTCGTTCGGCTCGGCGTACTCGTCAGCCGCGGTCGGCCCGGCACCTCGGGGGAGACGCTCGGCCTGGCGCACAATGCGTTTCGGCGTTGTCTGGTTGCCGAGGGACGCACCGTGGCGCGCCGGGAGGCGCATCGAGCGCTGGCGAAGGCGCTGGAGCAGGACGCGCGCTCGACCGAACCCGTGCCCCAGATCACCGACTACGCCCGTCGATCGGCCGTGCGGCACTATCTCGGGTACCGAGATTCGACCGCGGCGTTGGCATTCCTGGAACGATTGAACACCCCACGCGCCGCGGACAATCGGGATCTATGGGCCGCCTGGATCCCCGCGCTCGAGGCTTCGGTCGGGTCCGAGCACCCCGACACCCTCACCGCCCGAAACAATCTCGCGTTCTGGCGCGGGGAGAGCGGCGATCTGGCGACCGCCACCGTTGACCATCAGAACTTGCTCGCGCAGAGCACCCGAGTACTCGGGGCCGATGCGGCGGGCACCCTCACTATTCGCACGAATCTAGCTCGATGGCATGGTGAGAGCGGCGACTTCCCCACGGCCGTGGCCGAATTCGAACAGTTGGTCGCCGACCGGACCCGCCTGCTCGGCGCCGATGACCCGGCGACCTTGCGCACCCGAGGCGACCTCGCGCATTTCCGCGGGGAGCAGGGCGAGACGGCCGAGGCCATCGCCGGATTCCAGCGACTGTTCGCCGATCGACTGCGCGTGCTCGGGCCGGACCATCCCGATACGCTCACCGCCCGTTACGAACTCGCGTACTGGCGCAGCGAAAGCGGTGATATAGACACCGCGATCATCGAGCTGCACCAACTGCTCGTCGACCAGCAACGTATTTCCGGCACCGCCGATCCGGCCTTCTTCAAGACCCGCCACCGGGTCACCCAGTTGCACGCCGAGAGCGGCGATCACGTGCGGGCGATCAGTGAGTTCGAGCAGTTGCTGGCCCAGCAGGAGCGGGTGCTCGGACCCGATCATCCGCACACCCTGATCACCCGCAACGACGTCGCCCGCTGGCGCGGCGTCAGCGGTGACCACGCCACCGCCATCGCGGAATTCCAGCAACTACTCACCGACCGGACGCGCATTCTCGGACCCGAGCATCCGCGAACGTTGCGCACCCGCAACAACATCGCCTACTGGCGTGGCGAAAGCGGCGATCACCGCACGGCCATCGAGGAGTTCGGCGCGCTGATCGAGGACGAGCGGCGCATCCTCGGGCTCGATCATCCGATCACCTTGCTCTCGCGCCACAACCTGGCCCACCTATACGGCGAAATCGGTCACTATCGCACGGCCGTCGCCGAATTCGAACAGATACTTCCGGTCCGCATCCGCATCCTCGGCCCCGATCATCCCCATACGCTGCGGACCCGGCACGAACTGGCCTTCTGGCGCGGGGAGAGCGGTAATCCGGCCACCGCGGTACACGAGTACCAACGACTGCTCGCCGATCGGCAGCGGGTGCTGCCGATCGACCATCCCGATACCCTGCGTACCCGCCATGCCGTGGCCTACTGGCGCGGGGAAAGTGGTGACCCCGCCACCGCGGTCGCGGAGTACGAGCATCTGCTCCGCGACGAACTCGCGGTCCTCGGCCCGCACCACCCCGAAACCTTCAGCACCCGGCACAGTCTCGCATTCTTCCGCGGTCAGCGCGGCCAGGTCGGCGCCGCTGTCATCGAGTACGAACAGCTGCTCGACGATGAACGCGCGATCCTCGGCCCCGATCACCCCGAAACCCTGCACACCTGGCACCGTCTCGCCCTCGCGCGTGGTGAGATCGGTGATACCACCGCCGCGCTGGCCGCGCTCGAGGAGTTGCTCCCGATCCGGCTGCGCGTGCTCGGCCCGGAGCATCCCGACACCCTGCGCACTCGACACAATCTCGCCAGGTGGCGCGGTGAGGCAGGCCAATACGTCACTGCCATCGCCGAATACGAGGCAGTGCTCGCCGACCGCCGACGGATCCTCGGCCCCGATCACCACGACACCCTGACAACCCTGCACAACCTCGCCTTCTGGCGGGGCGAGAGCGACGATCCGGCCACTGCTGTCATCGAATTCGAGCAGCTGCTCGTGGTACGCGAGCGCATGCTCGGCCCCGACCATCCCGACACCCTGCGCACCCGGGCCAATCTCGCGCACTACCGCGCCCAGGGCGGTGATATCGCCACTGCCCTCGAGGAATTCGAATACGTGCTCGCCAACCGCATTCGGGTGCACGGCCCGGAACATCCGAATACCTTCCGCACCCGCCATGATCTCGCGTGTTGGCGTGGCGCACAGGGTGATCCGACCATCGCCGTCACTGAGTTGGACCTATTGCTCATCGACCGCGTTCGAGTGCTCGGCGACGATCACCCCGACACCCTGCTGAACCGCGACGAATTGGCCCGCTGGCGTTGTGAATCCGGCGATCCGCGTACCGCTGTCCATGATCTCGAACGGCTGCTCGCCGACGAACACCGGATATTCGGCGTCGACCACCCGCGTGCCTTCGCCACCCGCTACCACCTGGCCCACGCACGCCGCTGCGTGGGCGACACCGCCACCGCCACCGTCGAATACGAACGACTTCTCGAAGAACAACTCCGCGTCCTGGGCCCCGACCACCCCGACACGCGTCGGACCCGCGCCGCCTGTCACAACGGAATCCCCCGCAGCATGGGCAGATTCGATGTGCTCGCCCGAATCCGCCGCGCACTCGGCCGTACGAACGGCGACCCCGATTCGCACTGGCCGCACCACTGA
- the smc gene encoding chromosome segregation protein SMC, translating into MHLKSLTLKGFKSFASATTLRFEPGITCVVGPNGSGKSNVVDALTWVMGEQGAKALRGGKMQDVIFAGTTGRAPLGRAEVTLTIDNSDGALPIDYAEVSITRRMFRDGAGEYEINGSSCRLMDVQELLSDSGIGREMHVIVGQGQLSAILESRPEDRRAFVEEAAGVLKHRKRKEKAVRKLEAMQANLARLTDLTTELRRQLKPLGRQAEVARRAQTVQADLRDARLRLAADDLVTRRNELESQQSKEAYAREQQITVQTELDAANAALAQQEFQLSRLTPSAEAAAQIWFQLSALAERVNATIRIAGDRARNLHTELPVGSGRDPEQLEAEAERVEAEEAELREAVEIATETLEAAREALAEREHAAKAAEQAHLAAVRAIADRREGLARLSGQVETLRTRSQSVDAEITRLTVAIGEARQRGEAAQAEFDTVQGELAELEAGEAGLDAQHEHAVQALALADQRVTELREQDRDASKRVASLSARIEALSMGLARRDGAAWLVENRAQGLLGPLSGLIRVHGGFEAAVAATLGPLADAVAADTADSAHAAVRSLKEADGGRAALVFGSDNGSRPQSGPLPGAACWLSDVVDGPDNVRGAIAALTAGVAVVDDLAAAAELVRVRPELRAVTRDGDLTGTGWVLGGSDRAPSLLEIQADIDAAKADLIAAQRRAEELEAALSGALAEQTDRKDAVDHALLALHESDQALVVIYDRLGRIGEVARTAHADVDRLTGQRAETEAGREDALASLAELEDRLRRTELESDVDDDGMGAAGTESAGRDREEAAAALAEARSMEVEARLTVRTSEERAESVRGKADALRRAARAERETRARAERAQAARRQAAEVAAAVAESGAKVAAELETVVAQAGARRDDLVRRRTECAAQVDQIKERVRALTTQLAQLTDAVHRDEVAKAQAALRIEQIEATISEQFGIALADLIAEYGPDVPTPPSDLEWLEYEQAKERGEQVTAPAPMPYHRPTQERRAKRAEKDLATLGKVNPLALEEFAALEERYNFLATQLEDVKSARKDLLEVVAEVDARILQVFTEAYEDVEREFVGVFAKLFPGGEGRLVLTDPSDMLTTGIEVEARPPGKKVKRLSLLSGGEKSLTAVALLVAIFRARPSPFYVMDEVEAALDDTNLRRLIGLFEQLREKSQLIVITHQKPTMEIADALYGVSMRGDGITQVISQRLRGENLAPVGAAAS; encoded by the coding sequence TTGCACCTGAAGAGTCTGACGTTGAAGGGTTTCAAGTCCTTCGCGTCCGCGACGACCTTGCGCTTCGAGCCGGGCATTACCTGTGTGGTCGGCCCGAACGGCTCGGGCAAATCCAATGTCGTCGACGCGCTCACCTGGGTGATGGGCGAACAGGGTGCGAAGGCGCTGCGTGGCGGCAAGATGCAGGACGTCATCTTCGCCGGAACCACCGGTCGCGCGCCGCTGGGTCGCGCCGAGGTCACGCTGACCATCGACAACTCCGACGGCGCGCTGCCGATCGACTACGCCGAGGTCTCCATCACCCGGCGCATGTTTCGCGACGGCGCGGGTGAATACGAGATCAACGGCAGCTCCTGCCGTCTGATGGATGTGCAGGAACTGCTCAGCGACTCCGGCATCGGCCGGGAAATGCACGTCATCGTCGGGCAGGGGCAGCTCTCCGCCATCCTGGAATCGCGCCCGGAGGACCGTCGCGCGTTCGTCGAAGAGGCCGCCGGCGTGCTCAAGCACCGCAAGCGCAAGGAGAAGGCGGTCCGCAAGCTGGAGGCGATGCAGGCCAACCTCGCCCGCCTCACCGACCTCACCACCGAACTGCGCCGCCAGCTCAAACCGCTCGGCCGACAGGCCGAGGTGGCCCGGCGCGCCCAGACCGTACAGGCGGACCTGCGTGACGCGCGCCTGCGCTTGGCCGCCGACGACCTGGTCACCCGGCGCAACGAGCTGGAAAGCCAGCAGAGCAAAGAGGCCTACGCACGCGAGCAGCAGATCACGGTGCAGACCGAACTCGACGCCGCGAATGCCGCGCTGGCACAGCAGGAATTCCAGCTGTCCCGGCTCACCCCGAGCGCCGAGGCCGCCGCACAGATCTGGTTCCAGCTGTCCGCGCTGGCCGAGCGCGTGAACGCGACCATCCGCATCGCCGGCGATCGAGCCCGCAACCTGCATACCGAGCTGCCGGTCGGCAGCGGACGCGATCCGGAGCAGCTCGAGGCCGAGGCCGAGCGGGTGGAGGCCGAGGAGGCCGAACTCCGGGAGGCCGTCGAGATCGCGACCGAAACCCTGGAGGCCGCGCGGGAGGCACTCGCCGAACGCGAGCACGCCGCGAAGGCCGCCGAGCAGGCACATCTGGCCGCCGTACGCGCCATCGCCGACCGGCGCGAGGGCCTGGCCCGGCTCTCCGGTCAGGTCGAAACCTTGCGCACCAGATCCCAGTCGGTGGATGCGGAGATCACCCGGTTGACCGTCGCGATCGGCGAGGCTCGCCAGCGTGGCGAGGCCGCCCAGGCCGAATTCGATACCGTGCAGGGCGAACTCGCCGAGCTCGAGGCCGGTGAGGCCGGTCTGGACGCCCAGCACGAGCACGCGGTGCAGGCCCTCGCATTGGCCGATCAACGCGTCACCGAACTGCGTGAACAGGACCGCGACGCCAGCAAGCGCGTCGCCTCGTTGAGCGCGCGCATCGAGGCCTTGAGCATGGGCTTGGCGCGCCGGGACGGCGCGGCCTGGCTGGTCGAGAATCGCGCACAGGGGCTGCTCGGTCCGCTGTCGGGGCTGATCCGGGTGCACGGTGGTTTCGAGGCCGCGGTCGCCGCGACACTCGGCCCGCTCGCCGACGCTGTGGCTGCCGACACCGCGGACTCCGCGCACGCCGCGGTGCGGTCGCTGAAGGAGGCCGACGGTGGTCGCGCCGCGCTGGTGTTCGGGTCCGACAACGGCTCCAGACCGCAGTCCGGCCCGCTGCCCGGTGCCGCATGTTGGCTCAGCGATGTCGTGGACGGCCCGGACAACGTCCGCGGCGCCATCGCCGCACTGACCGCCGGTGTCGCCGTGGTCGACGATCTCGCTGCCGCCGCCGAACTCGTCCGGGTCCGGCCGGAACTGCGCGCGGTCACCCGCGACGGCGATCTCACCGGAACCGGTTGGGTGCTCGGCGGATCCGATCGCGCACCGAGCCTGCTCGAGATCCAGGCCGATATCGACGCCGCCAAGGCCGATCTCATCGCTGCCCAGCGCCGCGCCGAGGAATTGGAAGCCGCCCTCTCCGGTGCGCTGGCCGAGCAGACCGACCGCAAGGACGCCGTCGACCACGCACTGCTCGCGTTGCACGAATCCGATCAGGCGCTGGTGGTGATCTACGACCGGCTCGGCCGGATCGGTGAGGTCGCGCGCACCGCGCACGCCGACGTCGACCGGCTCACCGGTCAGCGCGCCGAAACCGAAGCCGGTCGGGAAGACGCGCTCGCGTCGCTGGCCGAGCTCGAGGACCGGTTGCGCCGCACCGAACTCGAATCCGACGTCGACGACGACGGCATGGGTGCGGCGGGCACCGAATCCGCGGGTCGCGACCGCGAGGAGGCCGCCGCCGCACTGGCGGAGGCGCGATCCATGGAGGTGGAGGCCCGCTTGACCGTGCGCACCTCCGAGGAGCGCGCGGAATCGGTTCGCGGCAAAGCGGATGCGCTGCGTCGGGCGGCCCGCGCGGAACGCGAGACCAGGGCGCGCGCCGAACGGGCCCAGGCCGCGCGCAGGCAGGCGGCCGAAGTCGCGGCCGCCGTTGCCGAATCGGGTGCCAAGGTCGCCGCCGAACTGGAAACCGTTGTCGCCCAAGCGGGTGCGCGCCGTGACGATCTGGTGCGCCGCCGCACCGAATGCGCGGCCCAGGTCGATCAGATCAAGGAGCGGGTCCGGGCGCTGACCACCCAGCTGGCTCAGCTCACCGACGCGGTGCATCGCGATGAGGTCGCCAAAGCCCAAGCGGCACTGCGCATCGAGCAGATCGAGGCGACCATCTCCGAACAGTTCGGCATCGCACTGGCCGACCTGATCGCCGAGTACGGCCCGGACGTGCCGACGCCGCCCTCGGATCTGGAGTGGCTGGAATACGAGCAGGCCAAGGAGCGCGGCGAGCAGGTCACCGCGCCCGCGCCGATGCCGTATCACCGCCCGACCCAGGAGCGCCGCGCCAAACGCGCCGAGAAGGACCTGGCCACCCTCGGCAAGGTGAATCCGCTTGCGTTGGAAGAGTTCGCGGCGCTCGAGGAGCGCTACAACTTCCTCGCCACCCAGCTCGAGGACGTCAAGAGCGCTCGCAAGGATCTGCTGGAGGTGGTCGCCGAGGTCGATGCCCGCATCCTGCAGGTTTTCACCGAGGCCTACGAGGACGTGGAGCGCGAATTCGTCGGCGTCTTCGCGAAGCTGTTCCCGGGCGGTGAGGGCAGGCTCGTGCTCACCGACCCATCGGACATGCTGACCACCGGTATCGAGGTGGAGGCGCGTCCGCCCGGTAAGAAGGTCAAACGGCTGTCGCTGCTCTCGGGTGGTGAGAAGTCGCTGACCGCGGTCGCGTTGCTGGTGGCTATCTTCCGTGCCCGCCCTTCGCCGTTCTACGTGATGGACGAGGTCGAGGCCGCGCTGGACGACACCAACCTGCGCCGCCTCATCGGCCTGTTCGAGCAGTTGCGTGAGAAGAGCCAGCTGATCGTCATCACCCACCAGAAGCCGACCATGGAGATCGCCGACGCCCTCTACGGCGTCAGCATGCGCGGCGACGGTATCACCCAGGTGATCAGCCAGCGCCTGCGCGGGGAGAACCTCGCCCCCGTCGGCGCCGCGGCGAGCTGA
- a CDS encoding alpha/beta hydrolase, which yields MRTSTHLASLVSALVAGFAISALSVSPASAVPTGAHVVDEAPLGGSVSQVDVYSPAMDRVVSNRVIRAAGGPAPTLYLLTGIGGGTDGISWWDDTDVREFFADKHVNVVMPIGGAYSMYTDWLTDDPMVGRNRWQTYLTRELPGVIDARLGATRRNAIAGVSMSAGSAIDLAIQARDVYSAVAAYSGCPWASDALGVAMVSAQVIRGGANPVNMWGELGQEIWQRHDAFVNAGALAGKTIYLSAATGTPGAIDEGGLPFPPIEAIASSCTAAFADRLGELGLPVIHVNRPEGAHTWGQFETDLHDSWPYLARALGA from the coding sequence GTGAGGACTTCAACGCATTTGGCCTCGCTCGTGAGTGCGCTGGTGGCCGGTTTCGCGATTTCTGCGCTATCGGTTTCCCCTGCTTCGGCAGTCCCGACGGGGGCGCATGTGGTCGATGAAGCGCCGCTGGGCGGGTCCGTATCGCAGGTGGATGTCTATTCGCCCGCGATGGATCGGGTGGTGAGCAACAGGGTGATTCGGGCCGCGGGCGGTCCGGCGCCGACGCTGTATCTGCTGACCGGCATCGGTGGCGGCACCGACGGCATCTCCTGGTGGGACGATACGGATGTCCGAGAGTTCTTCGCGGACAAGCATGTCAACGTGGTGATGCCGATCGGCGGCGCATACAGCATGTACACCGACTGGCTCACCGATGATCCGATGGTCGGCCGCAACCGGTGGCAGACCTATCTCACCCGGGAACTCCCCGGTGTCATCGACGCGCGACTCGGCGCTACCAGGCGAAACGCGATCGCCGGTGTGTCGATGAGTGCGGGATCCGCGATCGATCTCGCGATTCAGGCGCGCGATGTGTACAGCGCCGTGGCGGCCTACAGCGGATGCCCATGGGCCTCCGACGCGCTCGGGGTGGCGATGGTGAGCGCCCAGGTGATCCGTGGCGGGGCCAACCCCGTGAATATGTGGGGCGAGCTGGGCCAAGAGATTTGGCAGCGGCACGACGCGTTCGTCAATGCGGGCGCGCTGGCGGGCAAGACCATCTACCTCTCGGCCGCCACCGGCACCCCGGGCGCGATCGATGAAGGCGGGCTGCCCTTCCCGCCGATCGAGGCGATCGCCAGCTCGTGCACCGCGGCCTTCGCCGACCGGCTCGGCGAACTCGGCCTACCCGTGATCCACGTCAATCGCCCCGAAGGTGCGCACACCTGGGGCCAGTTCGAAACCGATCTGCACGATTCCTGGCCGTACCTGGCACGTGCGCTCGGCGCGTAG
- a CDS encoding DUF1707 SHOCT-like domain-containing protein: protein MEISPGTRASDAEREKVVRLLGRHMADGRIDLAEYDQRVARVYATGVRDDLPLVLFDLPKLPKEGAAPKNSMARFPIWQQIEGTSLLGVSVLVLAIWAAISLSAGEFTYPWPIWVIGPWGAVLAFRMLAGFESGRFGRHTS from the coding sequence ATGGAAATCTCGCCTGGTACTCGGGCCTCCGATGCGGAGCGCGAGAAGGTTGTGCGTCTGCTCGGCCGGCATATGGCGGACGGTCGGATCGACCTCGCCGAATACGATCAGCGCGTCGCCCGCGTCTACGCGACCGGCGTGCGCGACGATCTGCCGCTCGTGCTCTTCGATCTGCCGAAATTGCCCAAAGAGGGCGCCGCGCCCAAGAACTCGATGGCCCGCTTCCCGATCTGGCAGCAGATCGAAGGCACCTCATTGCTCGGGGTCAGCGTGCTGGTCCTGGCCATCTGGGCCGCGATCTCCCTCAGCGCCGGTGAATTCACCTACCCCTGGCCGATCTGGGTCATCGGTCCCTGGGGCGCGGTACTCGCCTTCCGGATGCTGGCCGGTTTCGAATCGGGCCGATTCGGTCGACACACGAGCTGA
- a CDS encoding DUF350 domain-containing protein → MTAVALESGYWNSLGTGVGAIILYAIVGLALMLVGFYAIDLTTPGKLRSLVAAGKPNAIIVTAAGMVSMAFIVVLATYASAGKLSEGLIAALIYGLVGIIAQVVSVRVIERALGIDIGAALASDVYTTEVLVVAAAHFALGLVVAFAIL, encoded by the coding sequence ATGACCGCAGTTGCCCTCGAATCGGGTTACTGGAACTCGCTCGGCACCGGCGTTGGAGCCATCATCCTCTACGCCATCGTCGGCCTGGCCCTCATGCTCGTCGGCTTCTACGCCATCGATCTGACCACTCCCGGTAAGCTGCGCTCGCTGGTCGCCGCGGGTAAGCCCAATGCCATCATCGTCACCGCCGCCGGCATGGTCAGCATGGCTTTCATCGTGGTGCTCGCGACCTACGCCTCGGCGGGCAAGCTCTCCGAAGGGCTCATCGCCGCGCTGATCTATGGTCTGGTCGGCATCATCGCCCAGGTGGTCTCGGTCCGCGTCATCGAGCGCGCACTCGGCATCGATATCGGCGCGGCGCTGGCATCCGATGTCTATACCACCGAGGTCCTCGTGGTGGCCGCGGCGCACTTCGCGCTCGGTCTGGTCGTCGCCTTCGCCATTCTGTAA